TCACTACGGAAGCTAGAATCAGTGTCATCAAAGTCATTCCCGATACAGGATTCGTACCTACGATGGCAATCGCATTGGCAGCTACTGTGGTAAACAGAAAAGAAATGCCTGCTACCAGGACAATCGCTACTACTGTATGCAACAGATCACCCTGCATTACATCAAAGTAGAAGAACAGTGCAATCAATATCAACGTGATGACAGAACCTATTGCGATAATCTTCATTGAAAGGTCACGTTGCGTACGCATAACGCTTTTTTCTACATTACCCTTGCCACCCATTTCCTTAGCAGCCAGTCCGACAGCACTTTTAATAATGCCCCAGGAACGGATGATACCAATCACGCCCGCCATAGCGATACCGCCGATACCGATACTCTTCGCATAATATTTGAAAATCTCTTCCGGGCTCATCATTCCTACGGTAGTCGTAATTTCGGGATTCCATGCATTCAGCACACTGTCTCCCCAAATAGCAGACATTCCCGGAATGATAATCCACCATACAGCCAGTGAACCGGCACAAATGATAGAAGCATATTTCAATCCGACGATGTATCCCAAACCCAGTACGGCAGCACCTGTATTCACCTTAAATACCAGTTTCGCCTTTTCTGCCAACATCTCTCCGGCGCTGCATACACGCGTCGTGAAATTCTCGTTCCACCAGCCGAATGTAGCTACGATAAAGTCATACAATCCGCCAATCATACCCGCCATCAATAACGGTTTGGCCTGGCTTCCGCCTTTCTCGCCGGAAATTAATACCTGTGTGGTAGCTGTTGCTTCCGGGAAAGGATATTTGCCATGCATATCACTGACGAAATATTTCCGGAAAGGAATCAGGAATAGAATACCCAATACACCACCCAGCAGAGAACTGATGAACACCTGCATGAAAGTAACTGTCATCTCAGGATATTTAGCCTGAAGAATATAAAGAGCGGGAAGGGTAAAGATAGCTCCTGCTACAATCACTCCCGAGCAAGCTCCGATAGACTGGATAATTACATTTTCTCCCAACGCATTTTTTCTCTTGGCTGCTCCTGATACACCTACCGCGATAATCGCAATCGGAATAGCAGCTTCGAATACTTGCCCCACCTTCAAGCCCAGATAGGCTGCGGCGGCGGAGAAAAGGATTGCCATGGCGATACCCCATGCTACTGACCAGAAATTAACTTCCGGGTAATTTTTCGAGGGACTCATCAACGGGTTGTATACTTCCCCTGGTTTCAACTCTCTGAACGCATTCTCGGGCAGCCCGGTGAATTTGTCTTCTTCTTGTTTCATAGTTTTATAATTTGCTAATGTGTCAATTTACATTTCCGTCCTCAAAGTAAACAAAAAAAAAGGAGAACCGAAAGATTCTCCTTTATGTTATAGTCTATTTTTTCCTACTTTGCATCTTTTGCTTCCATATCACCCTCGATATACAGTCTTACCATCTCAGTTTTGGCATTGGTACGCAGGGTGATTGACTTCTTAAAGTGTCCCGGATATTTACCTGTTCCGTTGTAAGTCACCTTGATTGTGCCTTTTTTACCCGGCATAATCGGTTCTTTCGTATATTCGGGTACTGTACATCCGCAAGAAGCTACTGCCTGGTGAATTACCAAAGGAGCATCACCTATATTAGTGAAGGTAAACGTACAACTAACTACCGGACTGTTTTCTGAAAACTTGCCGAAATCGTGAGTTGTCTTGTCAAACTTAATGTCTGCATTTGTTTGCGCAAATGCAAAACTTACACCCATAACTAATAAGGTCATTAAAAAAAGTATCTTTTTCATTTTTCCTTCTCTTTATTGATTACAAGTGCCAAAGGTAATGCTTTTTCCCCTAAAATATACTCAATGGAGTGCGAAATAGTATTAAACGCCTTGATTTTGCTATTTGGTGAGTTGGAATCCCAACATCATTCCGTCATAGTTGTCGGCCAGCGAACTAACTGTTTTCAGTGCGGTGCTGTTGCTCTTACTACCGATAAAAGCCATCAGTTTCAGCAACTTGTCCGAGTTGAACAGTAGTTCCAGTGAGTTGGAACTGCAATTCACTTTTGCGTGCAGATTCAGTAGCTTCAGATATTTCAGGTCTACCTGTTTGGTGGAAGCATTGTAGGAGTAAGTGCCATTCAGCTTTTTCTTTCCTACTGTACTGGTGAAAGTGCTGTCGGCATTGAAGGTAAAGCTCATCTGTCCGTCTTTGATACCGATTTTGCTCAACTGTTCGTTCAGTTTGTTTTCCGCCATGGTAGCTGCGGCAGCTCCGCCTGCTTTCATCAACAGGTTGTCCGATTCGAACTCGACGGCAGAACCTTGATAATTCCATGTTCCGGTCATGTCGATAGTTTCGGCAGTTCCGGTAATGGCGTTTACTACTTTTGAAATGTTGTCCTTATTGAATAAGTCCGACCATGATTGTGCTTGGCTGTTAGTAGCCGTCAGCATAAATGCTGCCATAAAGGCAATTGATAAAAAACTCTTTTTCATTTTCATTCTCTTTTTCATTGATTGATACTCTTGTTTATGTTTTCTATGTAGTCAAGTATTTCTTTACGTCCTGTGCGGTCTTCCGAAGAAGAAATAAAATAAGGCGGGAGTTCTTCCCATTGCTTTCTTAATTCGCGCAGATATGAATTGATATTCATTTTCAGGCGTCCGCCTTTGAGCTTGTCCGCCTTGGTGAAGATGATGGCGAAAGGAATACCGTTTTCGCCCAGCCATTCCATAAATTCCAGGTCTATCTTTTGCGGTTCGAGACGGCTGTCTATCAAGACAAACAGGTTTGTCATCTGCTCCCGTTCCAGAATGTAGTCTTCGATGATGGTACGTATCTGGTCTTTGCCTTTCTGGCCGCGTCGGGCATAGCCATATCCCGGAAGGTCGACAATATACCAGTTCTTATTAATCAGAAAGTGATTGATAAGCATCGTCTTTCCCGGTGTGGCGGAAGTCATAGCCAAGCCTTTGCGGTTGGTCAGCATATTGATAAGGCTGGACTTGCCCACGTTGGAACGGCCGATAAAGGCATATTCGGGGAAAATACCTGCCGGACATTTCTTCACGTCCGTGTTACTAATCACAAATTCTGCACTTGATATTTCCATATTTTTGTCATTTATTTCTTCGTTCTATTATTTATAATAAACTCGTTCATCGTTTATAATAAACTATCGCGTCGTTTATAATAAACTCTGCCATTATTTATTATAAACGCTGCAATACTTGTTTTCATGGTACTTTCAGCGTTTTCTCTTTTCCAGACATCAACATTAACCCTGCAAAGGTAAGTGTTCCATTTAATATTAGCAATTCATAACCGAATTTATATCCGGTTTCTTTGGCTATCCACCAATCCAAGGCATAGCAGAGCAGTGGAGAGGCGATGGCTATGAACGGAACAAAGCGGTCGTTAGTCTGCCTGCGCGTGAACAGTCCGAAAGCAAACATTCCGAGCAGCGGCCCGTACGTA
The DNA window shown above is from Bacteroides faecium and carries:
- a CDS encoding OPT family oligopeptide transporter — its product is MKQEEDKFTGLPENAFRELKPGEVYNPLMSPSKNYPEVNFWSVAWGIAMAILFSAAAAYLGLKVGQVFEAAIPIAIIAVGVSGAAKRKNALGENVIIQSIGACSGVIVAGAIFTLPALYILQAKYPEMTVTFMQVFISSLLGGVLGILFLIPFRKYFVSDMHGKYPFPEATATTQVLISGEKGGSQAKPLLMAGMIGGLYDFIVATFGWWNENFTTRVCSAGEMLAEKAKLVFKVNTGAAVLGLGYIVGLKYASIICAGSLAVWWIIIPGMSAIWGDSVLNAWNPEITTTVGMMSPEEIFKYYAKSIGIGGIAMAGVIGIIRSWGIIKSAVGLAAKEMGGKGNVEKSVMRTQRDLSMKIIAIGSVITLILIALFFYFDVMQGDLLHTVVAIVLVAGISFLFTTVAANAIAIVGTNPVSGMTLMTLILASVVMVAVGLKGPSGMVAALVMGGVVCTALSMAGGFITDLKIGYWLGSTPAKQETWKFLGTIVSAATVGGVMIILNKTYGFTSGTLAAPQANAMAAVIEPLMSGVGAPWLLYGIGAVLAIILTLCKIPALAFALGMFIPLELNVPLVVGGAVNWFVTTRSKDAALNTERGEKGTLLASGFIAGGALMGVISAAMRFGGVNLVNEAWLNNTWSEVLALGAYALLILYFIKASMKVK
- a CDS encoding DUF1573 domain-containing protein — protein: MKKILFLMTLLVMGVSFAFAQTNADIKFDKTTHDFGKFSENSPVVSCTFTFTNIGDAPLVIHQAVASCGCTVPEYTKEPIMPGKKGTIKVTYNGTGKYPGHFKKSITLRTNAKTEMVRLYIEGDMEAKDAK
- a CDS encoding DUF4923 family protein; translated protein: MKKSFLSIAFMAAFMLTATNSQAQSWSDLFNKDNISKVVNAITGTAETIDMTGTWNYQGSAVEFESDNLLMKAGGAAAATMAENKLNEQLSKIGIKDGQMSFTFNADSTFTSTVGKKKLNGTYSYNASTKQVDLKYLKLLNLHAKVNCSSNSLELLFNSDKLLKLMAFIGSKSNSTALKTVSSLADNYDGMMLGFQLTK
- the yihA gene encoding ribosome biogenesis GTP-binding protein YihA/YsxC yields the protein MEISSAEFVISNTDVKKCPAGIFPEYAFIGRSNVGKSSLINMLTNRKGLAMTSATPGKTMLINHFLINKNWYIVDLPGYGYARRGQKGKDQIRTIIEDYILEREQMTNLFVLIDSRLEPQKIDLEFMEWLGENGIPFAIIFTKADKLKGGRLKMNINSYLRELRKQWEELPPYFISSSEDRTGRKEILDYIENINKSINQ